One window of Aliarcobacter lanthieri genomic DNA carries:
- a CDS encoding thiamine-phosphate kinase, whose translation MNKEDFFIKHISNSKYIGDDGAFIDGFVYSMDAFFENVHFKKEWMSLKQIAYKSMIVNISDAIAMNAKPKYALLSVAIPKTYTNKDLKSLTKGFKKACKEFDIKIIGGDTIQNEKLDISITIVSKTSNPIFRTGAKNGDLVCYTGTLGESRKDLEKLFKNDKISKNSKFIKPILNPEFFYHISKYVNASMDISDGLFLDLEKLSKSSKIGFEFFENISEDIGISGEEYELLFTFDEKNKEKIEKIAKKYNVKLNIFAKAINGEFKTEYKNHHFKD comes from the coding sequence CATATTTCAAATAGTAAGTATATTGGTGATGATGGAGCTTTTATAGATGGATTTGTTTACTCTATGGATGCTTTTTTTGAAAATGTACACTTTAAAAAAGAGTGGATGAGTTTAAAACAAATAGCTTATAAATCTATGATTGTAAATATTTCAGATGCAATAGCTATGAATGCAAAGCCAAAATATGCACTTTTAAGTGTCGCAATCCCCAAGACTTATACAAATAAAGATTTAAAAAGTTTAACAAAAGGTTTTAAGAAAGCTTGTAAAGAGTTTGATATAAAAATAATTGGTGGAGATACTATACAAAATGAAAAGTTAGATATTAGTATCACAATAGTTTCAAAAACTTCAAATCCGATTTTTAGGACAGGAGCTAAGAATGGTGATTTAGTTTGTTATACTGGGACATTGGGAGAATCAAGAAAAGATTTAGAGAAGCTTTTTAAAAATGATAAGATATCTAAAAATTCAAAGTTTATAAAACCTATTTTAAATCCAGAGTTCTTTTATCATATTTCAAAATATGTTAATGCTTCTATGGATATTTCAGATGGACTTTTTTTAGATTTAGAGAAGCTTTCAAAATCTTCAAAAATAGGTTTTGAATTTTTTGAAAATATAAGTGAAGATATAGGAATATCAGGAGAAGAGTATGAGTTACTTTTTACTTTTGATGAAAAAAACAAAGAAAAAATAGAAAAAATAGCTAAAAAATATAATGTAAAACTCAATATTTTTGCAAAAGCAATAAATGGAGAGTTTAAAACAGAGTATAAAAATCACCATTTTAAAGATTAA
- the truD gene encoding tRNA pseudouridine(13) synthase TruD, whose protein sequence is MQLQRYLNHSKIDVVFKQSKDDFVVTEIPLYEFSASGEHLIIKLRKKDLATWDAIEILARFLNCSTREFGYAGLKDKNAMTIQHISIHRKFEDSLKDFSHENIKILETTYHNNKIKIGHLKGNNFFIRLKRVGLVEKRKIEEVLSQIGNFGMPNYFGFQRFGIDGNNYLKGKDIIDGKLKERNRNLKQMYINAYQSYLFNSWLSKRIEISKLIDTFEPKEIYEKLKLPLEDIKKAKIQKHPFKLLNGDLLSHYPFGKIFTIDNVEEEGEKFLVRDRVPTGLLSGKRVKVSENIAFDIEKEFQVDIPEDGARRFAWIFPENLQSNYKEDKNWIELQFYLPKGSYATELIAEILH, encoded by the coding sequence TTGCAGTTACAAAGATATTTAAATCATTCAAAAATAGATGTTGTTTTTAAACAAAGTAAAGATGATTTTGTTGTTACAGAAATACCACTTTACGAATTTAGTGCTAGTGGAGAGCATTTAATAATAAAGCTTAGAAAAAAAGATTTGGCAACTTGGGATGCAATAGAAATATTAGCTAGATTTTTAAATTGTAGTACACGAGAATTTGGATATGCTGGACTGAAAGATAAAAATGCTATGACAATTCAACATATTTCAATACATAGAAAATTTGAAGATTCTTTAAAAGATTTTTCTCATGAAAATATAAAAATTCTTGAAACAACATATCATAATAATAAGATAAAAATAGGTCACTTAAAAGGAAATAATTTTTTTATAAGACTTAAAAGAGTTGGACTTGTAGAAAAAAGAAAAATTGAAGAAGTTTTAAGTCAAATTGGAAATTTTGGTATGCCAAATTATTTTGGATTTCAAAGATTTGGAATTGATGGAAACAATTACCTAAAAGGGAAAGATATAATTGATGGTAAATTAAAAGAGAGAAATAGAAATCTAAAACAGATGTATATTAATGCTTATCAAAGTTATCTTTTTAATTCTTGGCTATCAAAACGAATTGAGATTTCAAAATTAATAGATACTTTTGAACCAAAAGAAATATATGAAAAATTAAAATTACCTTTAGAAGATATAAAAAAAGCAAAAATTCAAAAACATCCTTTTAAACTTTTAAATGGAGATTTATTATCTCATTATCCATTTGGGAAAATATTTACAATAGATAATGTAGAAGAAGAGGGTGAAAAGTTTTTGGTAAGAGATAGAGTACCAACAGGTCTTTTAAGTGGAAAACGAGTAAAAGTTTCTGAAAATATTGCTTTTGATATAGAAAAAGAATTCCAAGTTGATATACCTGAAGATGGTGCTAGAAGATTTGCTTGGATTTTCCCTGAAAATTTACAAAGTAATTATAAAGAAGATAAAAATTGGATTGAATTGCAATTTTATCTTCCAAAAGGTTCTTATGCAACAGAATTAATTGCTGAGATTTTACATTAG
- a CDS encoding methyl-accepting chemotaxis protein gives MFNFITKRISNKIIFALFLLMSVSSSIIVYSTTTKVTKDSIANAKESLEMLNASIFQTLRNTMNTGDPALIAKAEEEARQIKGVSNLTVAKSRALLELYPSDIPYTDNKEILDSFDSKKPQIIQKNDTNGHTIRMIKPMIATTECMMCHANQEVGDVIGVMDLTFSLEETDNRIAGLLKEISLASIILGLITIGLIFIIVRKATSPIEKLKDGFGNLLNSNDTNITLNVKSNDEIGEVADLFNSYMDKVREGLKQDEIVIDEVNDVIEKTANGFFIYKVHKTASNHHVEDLKNKLNVMIEKTKETLDKINDTLRHYAESKYDYILKDDNIFGNLGSLANGIKLVGNNTSELLAIVMNTGNALKDSTQTLSDASGKLASSSNEQAASLEETASALEEITATIQANTKSTIQMSKLAQDLSDSAKRGQNLAQETAKSMDDINVQVSSINDAIEVIDQIAFQTNILSLNAAVEAATAGEAGKGFAVVAQEVRNLASRSAEAAREIKDIVEKATLKANEGKNIANNMIEGYSELNTNISNTLVTIEGVANASKEQEVGILQINDAISSLDSSTQKNAQVADEISNMATSIASMSSSLVTAASRASFIKDSLNKVSDVDLVFDTALLKVNLLKNKDEIYSKLGNYKPFTINDNSFIKEWLNNNQNSNKIKDIDTIENIKNLDGILHKNLQELVNSNSNRDKNEILNSKASKVEKSTNDIFDSLDSIKLNNKKG, from the coding sequence ATGTTTAACTTTATAACAAAAAGAATTAGCAATAAAATAATCTTTGCGCTATTTTTATTAATGTCTGTTAGTAGCTCGATCATTGTATATTCAACAACTACAAAAGTTACAAAGGACTCTATAGCAAATGCCAAGGAAAGTTTAGAAATGCTAAATGCATCCATATTCCAAACCTTAAGAAACACTATGAATACAGGTGATCCAGCCTTAATTGCAAAGGCAGAGGAAGAGGCACGACAGATAAAAGGAGTAAGTAACCTTACTGTTGCAAAAAGTAGAGCTTTACTTGAACTCTACCCATCTGATATCCCATATACAGATAATAAAGAAATTTTAGATAGTTTTGACTCAAAAAAACCTCAAATAATTCAAAAAAATGATACAAATGGTCATACTATTAGAATGATTAAACCAATGATTGCTACTACTGAATGTATGATGTGTCATGCAAATCAAGAAGTAGGTGATGTTATTGGAGTTATGGATTTGACATTTTCTTTAGAAGAAACAGATAATAGAATAGCTGGTTTACTAAAAGAAATTTCACTTGCTTCAATTATTTTAGGTCTTATTACTATTGGACTTATTTTTATAATTGTTAGAAAAGCTACAAGCCCTATAGAAAAACTAAAAGATGGATTTGGAAACTTATTAAATTCAAATGATACAAATATAACTTTAAATGTAAAATCTAATGATGAGATAGGAGAAGTTGCTGACTTATTTAACTCATATATGGATAAAGTTCGAGAAGGTTTAAAACAAGATGAAATAGTAATAGATGAAGTAAATGATGTTATAGAAAAAACTGCAAATGGATTCTTTATATATAAAGTTCATAAAACTGCTTCAAATCATCATGTTGAAGATTTAAAAAATAAACTTAACGTTATGATAGAAAAAACAAAAGAAACGCTAGATAAAATAAATGATACATTAAGACATTATGCTGAATCTAAATATGACTATATTTTAAAAGATGATAATATTTTTGGTAATTTAGGATCTTTAGCAAATGGAATAAAACTTGTTGGAAACAATACTTCTGAACTTCTAGCTATAGTTATGAATACAGGAAATGCTTTAAAAGATAGTACACAAACTCTTTCAGATGCATCTGGTAAATTAGCGAGTTCTTCAAATGAACAAGCAGCTTCTTTAGAAGAAACAGCTTCAGCACTTGAAGAAATAACAGCAACTATTCAAGCTAATACTAAATCAACTATTCAAATGTCCAAATTAGCTCAAGATTTAAGTGATTCTGCGAAAAGAGGTCAAAACTTAGCACAAGAAACTGCTAAATCTATGGATGATATCAATGTACAAGTAAGCTCTATAAATGATGCTATTGAAGTAATAGACCAAATAGCATTCCAAACAAACATCCTTTCATTAAATGCAGCAGTAGAAGCAGCAACAGCAGGAGAAGCAGGAAAAGGATTTGCAGTTGTAGCTCAAGAAGTGCGAAATCTAGCTTCAAGAAGTGCTGAAGCTGCAAGAGAGATAAAAGATATCGTTGAAAAAGCTACTTTAAAAGCGAATGAAGGTAAAAATATTGCAAACAATATGATAGAAGGTTATTCAGAATTAAACACAAATATATCAAATACTTTAGTAACTATTGAAGGGGTTGCAAATGCTTCTAAAGAGCAAGAAGTTGGTATTTTACAAATAAATGATGCTATTAGCTCTTTAGATTCTTCAACACAAAAGAATGCTCAAGTTGCTGATGAAATATCTAATATGGCAACATCAATTGCTTCAATGTCAAGTTCTCTTGTAACAGCAGCTTCAAGAGCTTCATTTATAAAAGATAGTTTAAATAAAGTTTCTGATGTTGATTTAGTATTCGATACAGCATTATTAAAAGTAAATCTTTTAAAAAATAAAGATGAAATATATTCAAAATTAGGAAATTATAAACCATTTACCATAAATGATAATAGCTTTATAAAAGAATGGTTAAATAATAATCAAAACTCTAATAAAATAAAAGATATTGATACTATAGAAAATATTAAAAATTTAGATGGAATATTACATAAGAATTTACAAGAACTAGTAAATTCTAACTCAAATAGAGATAAAAATGAGATTCTAAATTCAAAAGCTAGTAAAGTTGAAAAAAGTACAAATGATATTTTTGATAGTTTAGATAGTATAAAACTTAATAATAAAAAAGGGTAA
- the ruvA gene encoding Holliday junction branch migration protein RuvA produces the protein MIVGLIGKIVKKEPTHLNINVNGVIYEVFVSLNCSSKIVSDDVQLEITHIIREDAQNLYGFLDINEKKLFDTVIKINGVGPKVALAICSTFTPNSFAQIVSNNDVNMLKRVPGIGPKGASRILVELSGFIVDNNLDDDSSNTNLEAALALESLGFKKDLVANVLKTCSSTTTSELVREALKKLQK, from the coding sequence GTGATTGTAGGATTAATAGGTAAAATAGTAAAAAAAGAACCAACACATCTTAATATAAATGTTAATGGTGTTATTTATGAAGTTTTTGTTTCTTTAAATTGTAGTTCAAAAATTGTTTCAGATGATGTACAACTTGAAATTACTCATATAATAAGAGAAGATGCACAAAACTTATATGGTTTTTTAGATATAAATGAAAAAAAACTTTTTGATACAGTTATTAAAATAAATGGAGTTGGTCCCAAAGTAGCACTTGCTATTTGTTCAACTTTTACTCCAAACTCTTTTGCTCAAATTGTAAGTAATAATGATGTTAATATGTTAAAAAGGGTTCCTGGCATTGGACCAAAAGGTGCAAGTAGGATTTTAGTTGAATTAAGTGGATTTATAGTTGATAATAACTTAGATGATGATTCTTCTAATACGAATTTAGAAGCTGCCTTGGCTTTAGAGTCATTAGGATTTAAAAAAGATTTAGTTGCAAATGTACTTAAAACTTGTAGTTCTACAACTACAAGTGAACTTGTACGAGAAGCTTTAAAAAAATTACAAAAATAG
- a CDS encoding D-alanine--D-alanine ligase, whose product MKIAIVFGGLSFEHEISIVSSIAMKDVLKNELAYIFIDKDRDLYEIPASKINSKLFSSSEYKKFDKVFLKKGGFYKISGLFKKEQNIDFDIVLNLSHGGDGEDGILSSVLDFYSIPFIAPRTEACVISSNKFLTKGYASSVDVNTLDYKYFTKNDNIKVDMFPVILKPVKLGSSIGVSIVKNQEELQYALDVAFEFDDAIIIEPFVSGVKEYNLAGTKINGEFIFSIIEEPQKAEFLDFDKKYLDFSRTSKAKEVDLGEKLNNEIKDSFKKLYNTLFEGSIIRCDFFVIDNKVYLNEINSIPGSMANYLFEDFNKIFNDLAKNLPIKKHIPITYEYVNKIQASKGK is encoded by the coding sequence ATGAAAATAGCAATAGTTTTTGGTGGTTTGAGCTTTGAACATGAAATTTCAATAGTTAGTTCAATAGCAATGAAAGATGTTTTAAAAAATGAATTAGCATATATTTTTATAGATAAAGATAGAGATTTATATGAAATTCCAGCTTCAAAAATAAATTCAAAACTTTTTAGTAGTAGTGAATATAAAAAATTTGATAAAGTTTTTTTAAAAAAAGGTGGCTTTTATAAAATTTCTGGATTATTTAAGAAAGAGCAAAATATAGATTTTGATATCGTTTTAAATCTTTCTCATGGAGGAGATGGAGAAGATGGTATTTTATCTTCAGTTCTAGATTTTTATAGTATTCCTTTTATTGCTCCTCGAACAGAAGCTTGTGTTATTAGCTCAAATAAATTTTTAACAAAAGGCTATGCTTCAAGTGTTGATGTAAATACACTTGATTATAAATATTTTACAAAGAATGATAATATAAAAGTTGATATGTTCCCAGTTATTTTAAAACCCGTAAAATTGGGAAGTTCTATTGGAGTATCTATTGTAAAAAATCAAGAAGAGCTACAATATGCTTTAGATGTAGCTTTTGAGTTTGATGATGCAATTATTATTGAACCATTTGTAAGTGGAGTAAAAGAGTATAACTTAGCTGGAACGAAGATAAATGGAGAGTTTATTTTTTCAATTATAGAAGAACCACAAAAAGCTGAATTTTTAGATTTTGATAAAAAATATTTAGATTTCTCAAGAACTTCAAAAGCAAAAGAGGTTGATTTAGGTGAAAAACTAAACAATGAAATAAAAGATAGCTTCAAAAAACTTTACAATACTTTATTTGAAGGCTCTATAATTAGATGTGATTTTTTTGTGATTGATAATAAAGTTTATCTAAATGAGATTAACTCAATTCCAGGTTCTATGGCAAACTATTTATTTGAAGATTTCAATAAAATATTTAATGATTTAGCAAAGAATTTACCAATAAAAAAACATATCCCTATAACTTATGAATATGTAAATAAAATCCAAGCAAGTAAGGGAAAATAG
- a CDS encoding alpha/beta fold hydrolase, producing the protein MALKSFTLDNKNFEISYDIVNPNSKKDIVFLHGWGSNKEIMKNAFSNYLKDFRHIYLDMSGFGKSPNNYILTTKDYAKICDEFLRLLDSSKDIIVGHSFGGKVATLLNPKNLVLLSSAGILEKKPLSVKLKIFFAKLLNSLGLKNFTKVFRSKDVDKMSENMYATFKNVVDEDFSTYFSNFKNNTLIFWGEKDNATSLKSGEKISRLIKNSKFTSYSGDHYFFLKHSKNICERIENGIS; encoded by the coding sequence TTGGCACTAAAAAGCTTTACTTTAGATAATAAAAACTTTGAAATTTCTTACGATATTGTAAATCCTAATTCTAAAAAAGATATAGTTTTTTTACATGGTTGGGGTTCAAATAAAGAAATTATGAAAAATGCTTTTTCAAACTATTTAAAAGATTTTAGACATATTTATTTGGATATGTCTGGATTTGGGAAGAGTCCAAATAACTATATTTTAACAACAAAAGATTATGCAAAAATTTGTGATGAATTTTTAAGATTGCTTGATAGTTCAAAAGATATTATTGTTGGACACTCTTTTGGTGGAAAAGTGGCAACCTTATTGAATCCAAAAAATCTAGTTTTGCTTAGTAGTGCAGGTATTTTAGAAAAAAAACCTTTAAGTGTAAAATTAAAAATATTTTTTGCAAAACTTTTAAATAGTTTAGGTTTAAAAAACTTTACAAAAGTTTTTAGAAGCAAAGATGTAGATAAAATGAGTGAAAATATGTATGCAACTTTTAAAAATGTTGTAGATGAAGATTTTTCAACATATTTTTCAAATTTTAAAAATAACACTTTGATTTTTTGGGGAGAAAAAGATAATGCAACTTCTTTAAAATCTGGAGAAAAAATATCAAGATTGATAAAAAATTCAAAATTTACTTCTTATAGTGGTGACCACTACTTTTTTTTAAAGCATTCAAAAAATATCTGTGAGAGAATAGAAAATGGAATATCTTAA
- a CDS encoding Mur ligase family protein — translation MEYLNIVTKIVLVMSLGWYLITNLQWYNYKLSRVIFKHHKWQWHLTFFLSPIVLFFLIPSPYFEIYFFVIYLVSFILWNKKLDRQLVLTSRVKRFLAILLIILFIQILFCLDDSFCSNVSLFFTLLIALVLANSLEKIFFLIYKNKAKSKLASNKDLKIVAITASYGKTSIKNFLYHVLKNRFKTYKTPRSVNTIAGLVLDVNKDLPIDTKIYIAEAGARVKGDIKTIANFLEPQISIIGSVGEQHIEYFKTLENIKNTKKELLLSPRLEKAFVHSSANAVLSERIEEFPNNLYIVKSDLSGLWFDMELNGQIEHFYAPILGSFNAINLAAVVLTANYLGMSVLEINEAFTTLPQVEHRLQRIEANGKVIIDDSFNGNLEGMLEAINICSNYIGRKVIITPGLVESTDSANILLAKQIDKVFDFVIITGSLNANILKANIDEEKVFVLKDKTMLETTLARTTRSGDLILFANDAPNFI, via the coding sequence ATGGAATATCTTAATATTGTTACAAAAATAGTTTTAGTTATGAGTTTGGGTTGGTACTTGATTACCAACTTACAGTGGTACAATTATAAATTAAGCAGAGTTATATTTAAACATCATAAATGGCAGTGGCATTTAACATTTTTTCTATCTCCAATAGTTCTATTTTTTTTAATACCAAGTCCATACTTTGAGATATATTTCTTTGTTATATATTTAGTAAGTTTTATTTTATGGAATAAAAAGCTAGATAGACAATTGGTATTAACTTCAAGAGTTAAAAGATTTTTAGCTATTTTACTTATAATATTATTTATTCAAATTCTATTTTGTCTAGATGATAGTTTTTGTTCAAATGTATCTTTGTTTTTTACTCTTCTTATAGCTTTGGTTTTGGCAAATAGCTTAGAAAAAATATTCTTTTTAATATATAAAAATAAAGCAAAAAGCAAATTAGCTTCAAATAAAGATTTAAAAATAGTTGCTATTACAGCCTCTTATGGAAAAACATCAATAAAAAACTTTTTATATCATGTGTTAAAAAATAGATTTAAGACTTATAAAACACCAAGAAGTGTAAATACTATTGCTGGGTTAGTTTTAGATGTGAATAAAGATTTACCAATTGATACTAAAATTTATATAGCTGAAGCAGGAGCAAGAGTAAAGGGAGATATAAAAACTATAGCAAACTTTTTAGAACCACAAATTTCTATTATTGGAAGTGTTGGAGAACAACATATTGAGTATTTTAAGACTTTAGAAAATATTAAAAATACAAAAAAAGAACTTTTATTGTCTCCTAGGCTTGAAAAAGCATTTGTACATAGTAGCGCAAATGCTGTATTAAGTGAAAGAATAGAAGAGTTTCCAAATAATCTTTATATAGTAAAAAGTGATTTGTCTGGACTTTGGTTTGATATGGAACTAAATGGACAAATTGAGCATTTTTATGCACCTATTTTAGGAAGCTTTAATGCTATAAATTTAGCTGCAGTTGTTTTAACAGCAAATTACTTAGGAATGAGTGTTTTAGAAATAAATGAAGCATTTACAACTTTACCTCAAGTTGAACATAGATTACAAAGAATTGAAGCAAATGGAAAAGTAATAATAGATGATTCTTTTAATGGAAATTTAGAAGGAATGCTAGAAGCTATAAATATTTGTTCAAACTATATTGGAAGAAAAGTTATCATAACTCCAGGACTTGTAGAATCAACTGATAGTGCAAATATTCTTTTGGCAAAACAAATTGATAAAGTTTTTGATTTTGTTATAATAACTGGAAGTTTAAATGCAAATATTTTAAAAGCAAATATAGATGAAGAAAAAGTTTTTGTATTAAAAGATAAAACAATGCTTGAAACAACTCTAGCAAGAACGACAAGAAGTGGTGATTTAATTCTTTTTGCAAATGATGCACCTAACTTTATTTAA
- a CDS encoding HIT family protein translates to MEHLYAPWRYNYVSEEKIEGCIFCHISKNLNDEKLEVLFSDEYCFIVMNKFPYSPGHFMVIPHFHTCNVEDLDEIVWIQMSIRVKQSIKLLKDVMPCEGVNIGMNLGKAAGAGIEQHIHYHLVPRWIGDTNFISTIGGSRVYPANFKDIFNKLKNNINQYFI, encoded by the coding sequence ATGGAACATTTATATGCACCTTGGCGATACAACTATGTAAGTGAAGAAAAAATTGAAGGTTGTATTTTTTGTCATATAAGTAAAAATTTAAATGATGAAAAACTAGAAGTACTATTTTCAGATGAATATTGTTTTATTGTAATGAATAAATTTCCATATAGTCCTGGACATTTTATGGTGATACCACACTTTCATACTTGTAATGTTGAAGATTTGGATGAGATTGTATGGATACAAATGAGTATAAGAGTAAAACAGTCAATTAAACTTTTAAAAGATGTGATGCCTTGTGAAGGTGTAAATATAGGTATGAATTTAGGTAAAGCAGCCGGAGCTGGAATAGAACAACATATTCACTACCATTTAGTTCCAAGATGGATAGGTGATACTAACTTTATCTCTACTATTGGTGGAAGTAGGGTTTATCCAGCTAATTTTAAAGATATTTTCAATAAATTAAAAAATAATATAAATCAATATTTTATATGA
- a CDS encoding zinc ribbon domain-containing protein — protein MKNFIKKFYKNNFVYGTKEKLSKITILAILVLNLIVYYILVEGISFQTNFVNHPSQVFSSSCSNAIRGDLKSFNSYVYSKNYSIQSDYYYSRYDKYKRNNELLDNRCKELSILIKNIKDEFDIEELIKKDRDLAREEYNIEEQISYIKNNYNTVLFEKIATQDSDKSIIKNNINSENIKENYENNLKILENIKQQRTELLNSFENSKSIQSLFSYVNNIKENYLKDEEDTYKMYYYKIDIVTLLFLLPMLLIFFYLMKRFIKNEKYILYIVFKNLLIVTLIPTLYTIFMIIYKFLPKVFIAKLIEFFYNIEIPFVVYYLLIVVFVVIFVFIIIKIQKRFKESNEKLKDNKITKIESYNKNICNNCANRVDYNVMNYCPCCQHQLKIECENCHKSSIKGLEYCLNCGINVGK, from the coding sequence ATGAAAAACTTTATTAAAAAATTTTATAAAAATAATTTTGTCTATGGTACAAAAGAGAAATTATCAAAAATTACAATATTAGCTATTTTAGTACTTAATCTTATCGTATATTATATACTTGTTGAAGGTATAAGTTTTCAAACAAATTTTGTAAATCATCCAAGCCAAGTTTTTTCTAGTTCTTGTTCAAATGCTATAAGAGGAGATTTAAAAAGTTTCAATTCTTATGTTTATAGTAAAAATTATAGTATACAATCTGATTATTACTATTCAAGGTATGATAAATATAAAAGAAATAATGAGTTATTAGATAATAGATGTAAAGAGTTATCTATCTTAATAAAAAATATAAAAGATGAGTTTGATATTGAAGAACTTATTAAAAAAGATAGAGACCTCGCAAGAGAAGAATATAACATTGAAGAACAAATAAGCTATATAAAAAATAATTATAATACGGTTTTATTTGAGAAAATAGCTACACAAGATAGTGATAAATCTATTATTAAAAATAATATAAATAGTGAAAATATTAAAGAAAATTATGAAAATAATTTAAAAATATTAGAAAATATTAAGCAACAAAGAACTGAACTTTTAAACTCTTTTGAAAACTCGAAAAGTATTCAATCTCTTTTTTCATATGTAAATAATATAAAAGAAAATTATTTAAAAGATGAAGAAGATACATACAAAATGTATTATTATAAAATTGATATTGTAACTTTATTATTTTTACTACCAATGCTTCTTATATTCTTTTATTTAATGAAAAGATTTATAAAAAATGAAAAATATATATTATATATTGTATTTAAAAATCTTTTAATTGTTACACTTATACCAACTTTATATACAATATTTATGATAATTTATAAATTCTTACCGAAAGTATTTATAGCAAAATTAATTGAATTTTTTTATAATATTGAAATACCATTTGTTGTTTACTATCTTTTAATTGTAGTCTTTGTTGTAATTTTTGTATTTATTATAATTAAAATACAAAAGAGATTTAAAGAGAGTAATGAAAAATTAAAAGATAATAAAATAACAAAAATAGAATCTTATAATAAAAATATTTGTAATAATTGTGCTAATAGAGTAGATTATAATGTTATGAATTATTGTCCTTGTTGCCAACATCAGTTAAAAATTGAGTGTGAAAATTGTCATAAAAGTAGTATAAAAGGTTTAGAGTATTGCCTAAATTGTGGAATAAATGTAGGAAAATAA